One segment of Gasterosteus aculeatus chromosome 3, fGasAcu3.hap1.1, whole genome shotgun sequence DNA contains the following:
- the cables1 gene encoding CDK5 and ABL1 enzyme substrate 1 isoform X1: MAAATSSGASTLPMKHPGSERTRKRIDPRTRQAALSFLSNISLDGRPVQDEADGPDQEGDEPPEARTRRSLVSPERSVACGAAGAAAAEAAVEAVEEEEEEDAAAAATTAAQALAFANQALLSGGRAGFGTGADAEGDAFLPATFGSPFSAVPASTRGRLQTYTQGVLPVPFARQSSQTYSLDGVLIANSAMELQRSRRRLISQRSSLETLEDIEENAPLRRCRTLSGSPRPKSFKKIHFIKNMRQHDIRNGRIVLISGRRSFYSVFSVLPYRDCSQAGDVKLEGGGRQRHPSGGVSAKEMVIGLEGVELGADGKTVSYTQFLYPTNALGGRRNTIDSTASFSQSRNASHRSLSLGRANSNQSSLDTGNDPGDFREYDPNLLDDPQWPCGKHKRVLIFPSYMTTVIEYVKPSDLKKDMNETFKEKFPHIRLTLSKIRSLKREIKKLAQDECSYEEPTVAMAFVYFEKLALQGKLNKQNRKLCAGACVLLAAKIGGDLKKREAKLLIDKLEERFRVNRRELIAFEFPVLVALEFNLHLPEHEIMPHYRRLLQTS, encoded by the exons ATGGCGGCCGCCACGAGCAGCGGCGCGTCCACGCTGCCGATGAAGCACCCCGGCAGCGAACGCACGCGGAAACGCATCGACCCGCGCACGAGGCAAGCGGCGCTGTCCTTTCTCAGCAACATCTCCCTGGACGGGCGACCCGTGCAGGACGAGGCGGACGGGCCCGACCAGGAGGGGGACGAGCCGCCGGAGGCTCGGACCAGACGCAGCCTGGTGTCTCCGGAGCGCTCGGTAGCGTGCGGGGCTGCCGGAGccgcggcggcggaggcggcggtggaggcggtggaggaggaggaggaggaggatgcggcggcggcggcgaccaCGGCCGCCCAGGCGCTCGCCTTTGCAAACCAGGCTCTCCTCTCCGGCGGGCGGGCCGGCTTCGGGACGGGCGCGGACGCGGAGGGCGACGCGTTCTTGCCCGCGACGTTCGGCTCGCCGTTTTCCGCGGTGCCGGCGTCGACCCGAGGGAGGCTGCAGACGTACACGCAGGGCGTCCTACCCGTGCCCTTCGCCAGGCAAAGCTCGCAGACCTACAGCCTGGACGGAGTTCTGATCGCCAACTCTGCGATGGAGCTGCAGCGGTCCAG GCGGAGACTCATCTCTCAGCGCTCTTCGCTTGAAACGCTGGAGGACATTGAGGAGAACGCTCCTCTTCGCAG ATGCCGAACCCTATCGGGTTCCCCCCGACCGAAGAGCTTCAAGAAGATCCACTTCATAAAGAACATGAGGCAACACGATATTCGCAACGGAAG GATAGTCCTTATCAGTGGCAGAAGATCCTTCTATAGTGTATTTTCTGTCCTGCCCTATCGAGATTGTAGCCAAGCAGG GGATGTCAagttggagggaggagggcgtcAGCGGCACCCGTCGGGAGGCGTCAGTGCCAAGGAGATGGTCATCGGGCTCGAGGGAGTGGAGTTGGGAGCTGACGGGAAG ACCGTGTCCTACACCCAGTTCCTGTACCCCACCAACGCGCTGGGGGGCCGAAGAAACACCATCGACTCCACCGCGTCCTTCTCCCAGTCTCGCAACGCCAGCCACAGGAGCCTGAGTTTGGGCCGAGCCAACAGCAACCAGAGCAGCTTGGACACCG GGAACGACCCGGGGGACTTCCGTGAGTATGACCCCAACCTGCTGGACGACCCGCAGTGGCCCTGCGGGAAACACAAGCGAGTCCTCATCTTCCCCTCGTACATG ACTACGGTCATTGAATACGTGAAACCCTCTGACCTCAAGAAGGACATGAACGAAACCTTCAAGGAGAAATTCCCCCACATAAGGCTCACGCTGAGCAAGATCAGGAG CTTGAAACGGGAGATAAAGAAGCTGGCCCAGGACGAGTGCAGCTACGAGGAACCGACCGTGGCCATGGCTTTCGTCTACTTTGAGAAGCTCGCGCTTCAAGGCAAACTCAACAAGCAGAATCGCAAGCTGTGCGCCGGCGCCTGTGTCCTCCTGGCCGCCAAAATCGGCGGCGATCTGAAGAAGCGC